The following coding sequences are from one Triticum aestivum cultivar Chinese Spring chromosome 5A, IWGSC CS RefSeq v2.1, whole genome shotgun sequence window:
- the LOC123107234 gene encoding uncharacterized protein: MNREFANVIVRDYGCKFYSLLRVNLKQHLFHRSAAAAEKASNNKKGLPSAIPSLEPLPEHKINFSTPPKMEGATDFHFFSLLKGQAEGRVMFAPTCGNAVMYDIDIDAVVAMPDTNFCKQRDSISLSMTRPGSQDDDEQHYVLSKEPRNVLFEVLEYGRNGSARGPSAGIERRWHWQHLPSPPMRGPYLPDLHRRAVFHPSAAAVVDETTLCVSSVDAGAYAFDTVKGEWRQAGSWALPFHGAAEYVPELGLWFGVNAAVGNTHHCLGAFDLSSWPPVEHRTWNYLDPLSDKWSTWQRHLLNLGSGKFCIATSFQNIQWRTPCNAAGYPLHGLDDEMVVNDLTILTGVEVVRCGDGLKMINHKSKRFEGIEIHCVL; this comes from the coding sequence ATGAATCGTGAGTTTGCCAACGTGATAGTGCGCGATTACGGCTGTAAATTTTATTCGCTGCTCCGGGTCAACCTCAAGCAGCATCTCTTCCACCGCTCAGCAGCAGCCGCGGAAAAGGCGAGTAACAACAAGAAGGGGTTACCGTCGGCCATCCCGAGCTTGGAGCCTCTGCCCGAGCACAAGATCAACTTCTCGACGCCGCCAAAGATGGAGGGCGCGACGGACTTTCACTTCTTCTCCCTGCTCAAAGGGCAGGCAGAGGGCCGTGTCATGTTCGCCCCCACTTGCGGCAATGCCGTGATGTACGACATTGACATAGACGCCGTCGTTGCCATGCCCGACACTAACTTCTGCAAACAGAGGGACTCAATCTCCTTGTCCATGACCAGGCCTGGGAGCCAAGACGACGACGAACAGCACTATGTCTTGAGCAAAGAACCGAGGAATGTCTTGTTTGAGGTCTTGGAGTACGGGAGGAACGGCTCCGCCAGGGGTCCATCCGCTGGGATTGAACGGAGGTGGCACTGGCAACATCTGCCCTCGCCGCCGATGCGTGGACCATACCTGCCTGACCTCCACAGGAGAGCGGTCTTCCACCCCTCCGCGGCGGCGGTGGTCGATGAGACCACTCTGTGTGTGTCGTCTGTGGACGCCGGAGCCTATGCCTTTGACACGGTGAAAGGTGAGTGGAGGCAGGCTGGAAGCTGGGCGCTGCCCTTCCATGGCGCCGCGGAGTACGTCCCTGAGCTTGGCCTCTGGTTTGGCGTCAATGCTGCCGTCGGCAACACCCACCACTGTCTGGGTGCCTTCGACCTGTCTTCCTGGCCACCCGTGGAGCACCGCACCTGGAACTATCTCGATCCGTTGTCCGACAAGTGGTCGACATGGCAGAGGCACCTACTCaaccttggctcaggcaagttctgcATCGCCACCAGCTTTCAAAATATCCAGTGGCGCACACCATGTAATGCAGCAGGCTACCCTTTACACGGGCTAGATGATGAGATGGTGGTCAATGACCTTACCATCTTGACGGGCGTCGAGGTTGTGCGTTGTGGCGACGGGCTCAAGATGATCAACCACAAGTCTAAACGCTTTGAAGGCATTGAAATCCACTGCGTGCTCTGA